The Candidatus Saccharimonadia bacterium genomic interval ATGGTCGGGATGTTGCCTTTGTGCTTGGCAGCATGCAATTTGGCATACACCGGCGCTTTTTCGCCCGTCACCGCCTCGGTCCGCTGCTGTTTCCAAAACTTATACTTAAAGGCTAGCCGGGTGTAAACCGGCGTCAGCGCCATCGACAATACAAACGATCCAAATGCCAAAATCCCAATTCTTGACAACGACGTAACTTCCTGGGCATGAATGAAATTTATCGTTGGTAAAAATGACATTTTTTTCGCTTATTTTAGTTCAATATTAGTGTAGCATATCTGAAGTCAGGGACTTTCGAGCCAACCCGTCACGATGACGGCGGAATCCCGTAGTACTTAAACAACCACCGGCACACATCACCAAATACTGGCACCGTGGTAGTTTCCGCAAATCCCGGAACGCCCGGCTCATTGATGCGCACCATCACCACAAACTTCGGGTTGTCGGCCGGTGCAAAGCCCACAAACGAACCAATATTGGCGCCGTCGATATAGCCCTGCCCATCCGGCCGCGGAATCTGGGCAGTACCGGTCTTGCCGGCAATTTTGTACCCTGGATTCATCCCGCCGGCCAGGTAGCCCGAGCCATGCTGCACCACTACTTGCAGCATCGCATTCAGATCAGTAATCGTCTGCGGGCCAAGCACATGATCGATCAGCAACTTAGCCGGCTTGGGCGCCACCGTACCATCGGCCCCCAGCGTACCGTCGACCAGTCGCGGCTGATACAGATGCCCGCCATTGGCAATCGCCGCCATCGCCGCCACCATCTGGATCATCGTCACACTCACGCCCTGGCCAAACGTCATATTGGCGTAGGTCACATCGTTGGTCGTTGGCCCGAGCACCGAGCCGGCCGCCTCGCTCGATTGCTCAATCCCCGTGCGCTCCCCAAACCCAAAATGCTTCGTGAAGTAATCATACAAAACCTTCTTGCCTGCCAAGGTAATCTTGTTGGGATCGCCGCCCAGCATACGCAGCACAAATACCACGCCGGTGTTGAGAGAATCGCGCAGTACCATCGTCATGGTTTTGTTTTTGCCGGGCTTATCCCCGTCGGCGTTGCTAATAGTACGGTCGCCTACCTTGATCTGGCCCGGGTCATCGTAGGTCGTATCAGGCCGCACCTTCGATTGATCCAGCCCCGCCGCCATCGTAAAAGCTTTCAGCCCCGATCCCGGCTCAAACTGACTCGATACCACCTGATTCACAAACACGCTAAAGTCGGTTACCTTGCTGTAGCTATTAGGGTCAAAACTCGGAAAGTTTGCCATCGCCCGCACCGCTCCATTGCTCGGATCCATCACCACAATGCTACCCGACTTGGCCTTCACCTTCTGAATCTGCGCCGCCAATTCCTGCTCCGCCATCGCCTGAATGTTGCGGTCGATCGTCAGCACATAGCTCGCCCCGTCCACTGCCGGCTTCACTACATTATCTGCCGTCGCGATGGGGATGCCATGAGTATCGGTCTTGGCCGCTAGTTGACCCGGCTTCCCCGCCAGTGCGTCATCAAGATAGCCCTCAATCCCATACTGGCCCTCGCCGTCGGCATTCACAAACCCCAACGCCTGCGCCGCCAACTGCCCCTCAGGGTAGCTCCGGTAGTCACGGTCAGCCATACCAATCCCAACCAACTTAAGCGCCTTAACCTTGGCCGCCACATCTGAGGGCACCCGCTCCGCCAACACCGCGTACTCAATGCCGGTATTAAGCTTGCGCAGATACATCTCCGATTGACCACCGAGCACCGCCGCCAGCTTCACCGCCGCGGCCGCTTTGTCGGTCACATAGCGCGGATCAGCATACACGAGCGTCAGCGTCTGATTGAGCGCCACCGGCGACATCGCGTCACCATCGTGCACAAACAACTCACCGCGCCGGGCCGGTACCTCGTATTTTCGCGTATGTTCATTAGACGCCTGCACCAAATAGCGCCCATGCTGCACCACCTGCAGGTACATCAACCGCGACGCGAGCGCCACACCCAACAAAACCAGCAGCACCGTAAAGGTGCTGATCCGGCGGCGTTGCGCGATGGCGTCGTTCGTAAAGCCCATTATGCTACCTTTTGCATTCCCTCATGA includes:
- a CDS encoding penicillin-binding protein 2 is translated as MGFTNDAIAQRRRISTFTVLLVLLGVALASRLMYLQVVQHGRYLVQASNEHTRKYEVPARRGELFVHDGDAMSPVALNQTLTLVYADPRYVTDKAAAAVKLAAVLGGQSEMYLRKLNTGIEYAVLAERVPSDVAAKVKALKLVGIGMADRDYRSYPEGQLAAQALGFVNADGEGQYGIEGYLDDALAGKPGQLAAKTDTHGIPIATADNVVKPAVDGASYVLTIDRNIQAMAEQELAAQIQKVKAKSGSIVVMDPSNGAVRAMANFPSFDPNSYSKVTDFSVFVNQVVSSQFEPGSGLKAFTMAAGLDQSKVRPDTTYDDPGQIKVGDRTISNADGDKPGKNKTMTMVLRDSLNTGVVFVLRMLGGDPNKITLAGKKVLYDYFTKHFGFGERTGIEQSSEAAGSVLGPTTNDVTYANMTFGQGVSVTMIQMVAAMAAIANGGHLYQPRLVDGTLGADGTVAPKPAKLLIDHVLGPQTITDLNAMLQVVVQHGSGYLAGGMNPGYKIAGKTGTAQIPRPDGQGYIDGANIGSFVGFAPADNPKFVVMVRINEPGVPGFAETTTVPVFGDVCRWLFKYYGIPPSS